In a single window of the Pseudomonas oryzihabitans genome:
- the scpB gene encoding SMC-Scp complex subunit ScpB has protein sequence MNYTDPKQLAPLLEAILLAAGRPLTLERLAELFEEYERPEPAHLRAGLAVLGGSCRKRGFELKEVASGYRLQVREKYALWVGRLWEERPPRYSRAMLETLALIAYRQPITRGEIEEVRGVAVNSQIVKTLLERDWIRVVGYRDVPGRPAMFATTRTFLDYFDLRSLDQLPPLAEVRQLEPEPASVLEDPELSLAALGVGEPEEEEDSLVIPERTSFRTLLTELDAMETGLKTDFDDLRQAADEEDEG, from the coding sequence ATGAACTACACCGATCCCAAGCAACTGGCGCCCCTGCTGGAAGCCATCCTGCTCGCTGCCGGCCGACCCCTGACCCTGGAGCGCCTGGCCGAACTCTTCGAAGAGTACGAACGTCCCGAGCCCGCGCATCTGCGCGCCGGCCTCGCCGTGCTCGGCGGCTCCTGTCGCAAGCGCGGCTTCGAACTCAAGGAAGTGGCCTCCGGCTACCGCCTGCAGGTGCGCGAGAAGTACGCGCTCTGGGTCGGACGCCTCTGGGAGGAGCGCCCGCCGCGCTATTCCCGCGCCATGCTGGAGACCCTGGCGCTGATCGCCTATCGCCAACCCATCACCCGCGGCGAGATCGAGGAAGTGCGCGGCGTGGCGGTCAACAGCCAGATCGTCAAGACGCTGCTGGAGCGCGACTGGATCCGTGTGGTGGGCTATCGCGACGTGCCCGGCCGCCCGGCCATGTTCGCCACCACCAGGACCTTTCTCGACTACTTCGACCTGCGCAGCCTCGATCAGCTGCCGCCCCTGGCCGAGGTCCGCCAGCTGGAACCCGAGCCGGCCTCGGTGCTGGAAGACCCCGAGCTGAGCCTGGCGGCGCTGGGGGTAGGGGAGCCGGAGGAAGAAGAGGACAGCCTGGTGATTCCCGAGCGCACCAGCTTTCGCACCCTGCTTACCGAGCTGGACGCCATGGAAACCGGTCTCAAGACCGATTTCGACGACCTGCGCCAGGCGGCGGACGAGGAGGATGAGGGTTGA
- a CDS encoding GNAT family N-acetyltransferase codes for MQLSHRPVQDSDLPALCEFSKNPTELMFWFPRAHFPLTPVQLQTAIAERRDSRVVVAGGRVVGFSNFCRWADEVYAIGHAVVDPAYRGQGVGRYLLKMMIERAFETHGAREVVLSCFNANVAGLLLYQTLGFTPYAIEERRSVADERVALIHLRLPRPRR; via the coding sequence TTGCAGCTAAGCCATCGGCCGGTCCAGGACAGTGACCTGCCCGCCCTATGCGAATTTTCCAAAAACCCCACGGAGCTGATGTTCTGGTTTCCCCGTGCCCACTTCCCGCTCACCCCGGTTCAGTTGCAGACCGCCATCGCGGAGCGTCGCGACAGCCGCGTCGTGGTGGCGGGTGGGCGAGTGGTGGGATTTTCCAACTTCTGCAGGTGGGCGGATGAGGTGTATGCGATTGGCCATGCCGTCGTTGATCCCGCCTACCGGGGGCAAGGGGTCGGACGTTACCTGCTGAAAATGATGATAGAGCGCGCGTTCGAGACGCACGGCGCTCGTGAAGTGGTCCTTTCCTGTTTCAACGCAAACGTGGCGGGGCTACTGCTCTACCAAACCTTGGGCTTCACCCCCTATGCCATCGAAGAGCGACGTTCGGTCGCCGATGAGCGGGTGGCGCTGATTCATCTCAGACTGCCACGGCCTCGCCGGTGA
- a CDS encoding cyclodeaminase/cyclohydrolase family protein codes for MNETSTLWQQTLAQFRDGTGSTLPTPGSGAVAGVAASLGVALILKGLKLSQQRQPVTRHAELIALGERLQEALSTCADADVQAFANYLEADRQASGATEEGERRKQALNLAAANAVQIPIATAQLCLEALDLAVTATPLTIEPLRSDALAGGRLLHGALGAVLTTVDADRNGLKSGDAREAARQMRDKLQQQADQRLAQLRATPVPQTMG; via the coding sequence ATGAACGAAACCTCTACTCTCTGGCAGCAGACCCTCGCCCAATTCCGCGACGGTACCGGCTCTACCCTGCCAACCCCTGGTAGCGGCGCGGTGGCCGGTGTGGCGGCGTCCCTGGGTGTGGCGCTGATTCTCAAGGGCCTCAAGCTCAGCCAGCAGCGCCAGCCCGTGACCCGCCATGCCGAATTGATCGCCCTGGGCGAGCGGCTGCAGGAAGCCCTGAGCACCTGCGCCGACGCCGATGTCCAGGCCTTCGCCAACTACCTGGAAGCCGATCGCCAGGCCAGCGGTGCCACCGAAGAAGGCGAGCGCCGCAAGCAGGCGCTCAACCTGGCAGCGGCCAATGCCGTGCAGATTCCCATCGCTACCGCCCAGTTGTGCCTGGAAGCGCTGGACCTCGCGGTCACTGCCACGCCCCTCACCATCGAACCGCTGCGCAGCGATGCCCTGGCCGGTGGCCGGTTGCTGCACGGCGCCCTCGGTGCGGTGTTGACCACCGTCGATGCCGATCGCAATGGGCTGAAATCCGGTGACGCCCGCGAAGCCGCCCGGCAGATGCGCGACAAACTCCAGCAACAGGCTGACCAGCGCCTCGCTCAGCTGCGCGCCACTCCCGTTCCCCAGACCATGGGCTGA
- a CDS encoding bestrophin family protein: MITRPQNPSLRELLFTVRGSIVQAIWRKLLYVVLLSLAVTLSHGVILRFDFGLTTTPLTLWGLTLAIFLGFRNTTAYQRFWEARGLWGELLIAGRNLARQVETLLPGLNAAERRQLLAPLLAFGYALRDHLRREAPSADLQRLLAGEQTLLAAPHRPSALIRRLGTTLVARARQEGLGDPLIANVDNQLDRLTTVLSGCERIRQTPIPYPYILMLHRVVHVYCFLLPFCLVDSLGWFTPLAVLVLAYTFFGLDALGDQIADPFGTQPNHLPLDALSRGLEIAVLDLLGEPTPEPIRAEEGLLR, translated from the coding sequence GTGATCACCCGTCCCCAGAATCCCTCGCTGCGCGAACTGCTGTTCACGGTACGCGGGTCCATCGTCCAGGCCATCTGGCGCAAGCTCCTCTACGTGGTGCTGCTGAGCCTGGCGGTGACCCTCAGCCATGGCGTCATCCTCCGCTTCGACTTCGGCCTGACCACCACGCCGCTGACCCTCTGGGGTCTGACCCTGGCGATCTTCCTCGGCTTTCGCAACACCACGGCCTACCAGCGCTTCTGGGAGGCGCGCGGCCTGTGGGGAGAGCTGCTGATCGCCGGACGCAATCTGGCGCGCCAGGTCGAAACCCTGCTACCCGGCCTGAACGCGGCCGAGCGCCGCCAGCTGCTGGCTCCACTGTTGGCCTTCGGTTATGCGCTGCGTGATCACCTGCGCCGGGAAGCACCGTCTGCCGATCTGCAGCGCTTGCTGGCGGGGGAGCAAACCCTGCTCGCGGCCCCTCACCGACCCAGTGCGCTGATCCGCCGACTTGGCACGACGCTGGTTGCCCGCGCGCGACAGGAAGGGCTCGGTGACCCTCTGATCGCCAACGTCGATAACCAGCTGGACCGGCTGACCACGGTGCTCAGCGGCTGCGAGCGCATCCGCCAGACACCCATTCCTTATCCCTACATCCTGATGCTGCACCGGGTGGTGCACGTCTATTGTTTCCTGCTGCCGTTCTGCCTGGTGGACAGCCTGGGCTGGTTCACGCCCCTGGCGGTGCTGGTGCTGGCCTATACCTTCTTCGGCCTGGACGCCCTGGGCGACCAGATCGCCGACCCTTTCGGCACCCAGCCCAACCATTTGCCGCTGGACGCCTTGAGTCGTGGTCTGGAAATCGCCGTGCTGGATCTGCTGGGCGAGCCCACCCCCGAGCCGATCCGGGCGGAGGAGGGGTTGTTGCGGTAA
- a CDS encoding DUF1272 domain-containing protein, translating into MESEGAVICSYECTFCVACATGPLQEQCPNCRGELVRRPRRRAKEAQDT; encoded by the coding sequence ATGGAAAGCGAGGGCGCGGTGATCTGCTCCTATGAATGCACCTTTTGCGTGGCGTGCGCGACTGGACCGCTGCAGGAGCAGTGTCCGAATTGTCGCGGGGAGTTGGTCAGGCGTCCGCGGCGGAGAGCGAAAGAAGCTCAAGACACCTGA
- a CDS encoding cation diffusion facilitator family transporter: MLQRLYNERTVLRCSIFATVLVALVGIAFGVHSGSYAIVFDGFYSLIDALMSGMALLVAMLIHRHGLELEGDRKLAERFNMGFWHLEPMVLALNGSVLCIVACYALVNSIISLMSGGKELEFGVALLYALVAALVCYGVAAVELRMNRQIQSDFLKLDIKSWIMSGSISAALVLAFLVGALAQGTAYAWITPYIDPMVLSIICVLIIPVPFKTVWQAFAEILMVTPPQLKQQVDEVARGMVAQFGFLDYRAYVAKVGRARQIELYFIVPVGWPAKTLDEWDAIRDQIGEAIGGEGPDRWLTIAFTTDPAWSR; this comes from the coding sequence ATGCTGCAACGCCTATACAACGAGCGGACGGTCCTGCGCTGCTCCATCTTCGCCACGGTGCTCGTCGCGCTGGTGGGCATCGCCTTCGGGGTGCATTCCGGCTCCTACGCCATCGTCTTCGATGGCTTCTACTCGCTGATCGATGCGCTCATGAGCGGCATGGCCCTGCTGGTGGCCATGCTCATCCATCGACACGGCCTGGAGCTGGAGGGTGATCGCAAGCTCGCCGAGCGTTTCAACATGGGCTTCTGGCACCTGGAGCCCATGGTGCTGGCCCTGAACGGCAGCGTGCTGTGCATCGTCGCCTGCTATGCGCTGGTCAATTCGATCATCAGCCTGATGAGTGGCGGCAAGGAGCTGGAATTCGGCGTGGCACTGCTCTATGCGCTGGTGGCCGCGCTGGTCTGCTACGGCGTGGCGGCGGTTGAGCTGCGTATGAATCGGCAGATCCAGTCCGACTTCCTCAAGCTCGACATCAAGAGCTGGATCATGTCGGGCAGTATCTCCGCGGCGCTGGTGCTGGCCTTCCTGGTTGGCGCCCTGGCCCAGGGGACGGCCTATGCCTGGATCACGCCCTATATCGACCCCATGGTGCTGTCGATCATCTGCGTGCTGATCATCCCCGTTCCCTTCAAGACCGTCTGGCAGGCCTTTGCCGAGATCCTCATGGTGACTCCGCCGCAGCTCAAGCAGCAGGTCGATGAGGTGGCTCGCGGGATGGTCGCGCAGTTCGGTTTCCTCGACTACCGTGCCTATGTGGCCAAGGTCGGACGGGCGCGGCAGATCGAGCTGTACTTCATCGTGCCGGTTGGCTGGCCGGCCAAGACCCTGGACGAGTGGGACGCCATCCGTGACCAGATTGGCGAGGCCATCGGTGGCGAAGGCCCGGATCGCTGGCTGACCATCGCCTTCACCACCGATCCGGCCTGGTCGCGCTAG
- a CDS encoding chromate transporter: MSATLLALALIFTQLSLLAFGGGNSVLPEMQRQVVTVHGWMSAADFAALFALAQAAPGPNLMIVPLIGWHVAGWPGLLVTSLAKFVPSSLLTLGVLHLWQRFADRPWRRHLQAGLVPVTVGLVAASAWLVGVSVATTPLWVLILAAGALGSLFTRWHPLWLLAGGTLVGIVFGS; this comes from the coding sequence ATGAGCGCGACCCTGCTGGCGCTGGCGTTGATCTTTACCCAGCTCTCGCTGCTGGCCTTCGGCGGTGGCAACTCGGTGTTGCCGGAGATGCAGCGCCAGGTGGTGACGGTGCACGGCTGGATGAGCGCCGCCGACTTTGCCGCCCTGTTTGCCCTGGCCCAGGCGGCGCCCGGTCCCAACCTGATGATCGTGCCGCTGATCGGCTGGCACGTAGCCGGCTGGCCAGGTCTGCTGGTGACCTCCCTGGCCAAGTTCGTGCCGTCCTCGCTGCTGACGTTGGGCGTGCTGCACCTCTGGCAGCGCTTCGCCGACCGCCCCTGGCGTCGCCATCTGCAGGCCGGACTGGTGCCGGTCACCGTCGGCCTGGTAGCCGCCAGTGCCTGGCTGGTGGGCGTGAGCGTGGCCACTACGCCGCTGTGGGTGCTGATCCTGGCGGCGGGTGCTCTGGGGTCGCTATTTACCCGCTGGCATCCGCTGTGGCTGCTGGCCGGTGGGACACTGGTCGGGATAGTGTTTGGTAGCTAA
- the gap gene encoding type I glyceraldehyde-3-phosphate dehydrogenase: MSIRIAINGFGRIGRNVLRALYTEGYRQDLEVVAINDLGDAAINAHLLQYDSVHDRFPAEVSVEGDKLVVNGDRIAVTAIRNPAELPWKDLKVDVVFECTGLFTSRDKAAAHLEAGASKVIISAPGKEVDATIVYGVNDNILRQSHQIISNASCTTNCLAPVAQVLQRELGIENGLMTTIHAYTNDQNLSDVYHSDPFRARSATQSMIPTKTGAAEAVGLVLPELQGKFSGMAVRVPTINVSLVDLTILTAKETDAKTINAFMKAAAEASPVLGYNDKPLVSIDFNHNRLSSIFDANHTKVSGKLVKIMAWYDNEWGFSNRMLDTCKALVNAPA, translated from the coding sequence ATGAGTATTCGTATTGCCATCAATGGTTTTGGACGCATCGGCCGCAACGTGCTGCGGGCGCTGTATACCGAAGGCTATCGCCAGGACCTGGAGGTCGTTGCGATCAACGACCTGGGCGACGCCGCCATCAATGCGCATCTCCTACAGTATGACAGCGTTCATGACCGCTTCCCTGCCGAGGTGTCCGTCGAGGGCGACAAGCTAGTGGTCAATGGCGATCGCATCGCCGTGACGGCCATCCGCAACCCGGCCGAGCTGCCGTGGAAGGACCTGAAGGTCGACGTGGTGTTCGAGTGCACCGGTCTCTTCACCAGCCGCGACAAGGCCGCCGCCCATCTGGAAGCAGGCGCCTCCAAGGTGATCATCTCGGCACCGGGCAAAGAGGTGGACGCCACCATCGTCTATGGCGTCAACGACAACATCCTGCGTCAGTCGCACCAGATCATTTCCAACGCCTCCTGCACCACCAACTGCCTGGCGCCCGTCGCCCAGGTGCTGCAGCGCGAGTTGGGCATCGAGAATGGTCTGATGACCACCATCCATGCCTACACCAACGACCAGAACCTGTCGGACGTCTACCATTCCGACCCCTTCCGGGCGCGTTCGGCCACCCAGTCGATGATTCCGACCAAGACCGGTGCCGCCGAGGCTGTGGGCCTGGTATTGCCGGAGCTGCAAGGCAAGTTTAGCGGCATGGCGGTGCGCGTACCGACCATCAACGTGTCGCTGGTCGATTTGACCATCCTGACCGCCAAGGAAACCGACGCCAAGACCATCAACGCCTTCATGAAGGCGGCGGCCGAAGCTTCGCCGGTGCTGGGCTACAACGACAAGCCGCTGGTCTCCATCGACTTCAACCACAACCGCCTGTCGTCGATCTTCGACGCCAACCACACCAAGGTGAGCGGCAAGCTGGTGAAGATCATGGCCTGGTACGACAACGAGTGGGGCTTTTCCAACCGTATGCTCGATACCTGCAAGGCGCTGGTCAACGCACCGGCCTGA
- a CDS encoding GlxA family transcriptional regulator, whose amino-acid sequence MPLIAALLYPDVMSLDVTGPLQVFASANLERERQGLPAYYQLRLLGAAEGLVRTSAGIGIQAEQGWYDLEVSEVDTLLIPGGIGIEALRLDAGLQAWLRDLEPRVRRLGSVCSGALLLATAGLLDGRRATTHWAYVDELAAFPAIEVQGDRLHTYDPLGRDGDPHVFTSAGVTAGIDLALALVEADLGRPLALAVARRLVMFLRRPGGQAQFSACLAPDPGRTPRLAALLDWIPGHLGEDLGLERLAERAHMAPRTLSRLFSREVGMGPGRYVEQVRLETARVLLQDGQASIATVSRLCGFGHPENLRRTFHKHLAVSPQHYAARFGA is encoded by the coding sequence ATGCCGCTGATCGCTGCGCTGCTCTACCCCGACGTCATGAGCCTGGACGTCACCGGCCCGCTGCAGGTATTTGCCTCGGCCAACCTGGAACGGGAACGCCAGGGCCTGCCCGCCTACTATCAGCTGCGCCTGCTGGGCGCTGCCGAGGGCTTGGTGAGGACGTCGGCCGGCATCGGCATCCAGGCCGAACAGGGCTGGTATGACCTAGAGGTGAGCGAGGTGGATACCCTGCTGATCCCCGGTGGCATAGGCATCGAGGCGCTGCGTCTGGATGCCGGCCTGCAGGCCTGGCTGCGCGACCTGGAACCCCGGGTGCGGCGTCTTGGCTCGGTATGCTCTGGCGCCCTGCTGCTGGCTACTGCGGGGCTGCTGGACGGCCGCCGTGCCACCACCCACTGGGCCTATGTCGACGAGCTCGCGGCCTTTCCTGCCATCGAGGTCCAGGGCGACCGGTTGCACACCTATGACCCGCTGGGGCGTGATGGCGACCCCCATGTCTTCACCTCGGCGGGCGTCACCGCCGGCATCGACCTGGCCCTGGCGCTAGTGGAAGCCGATCTCGGGCGTCCCCTGGCCCTGGCAGTGGCGCGCCGGTTGGTGATGTTTCTGCGGCGCCCCGGCGGCCAGGCGCAATTCAGTGCCTGCCTGGCGCCCGATCCGGGGCGGACGCCGCGCCTGGCGGCCCTGCTCGACTGGATTCCTGGGCACCTGGGTGAAGACCTCGGGCTGGAACGCCTGGCCGAACGCGCCCATATGGCGCCCCGCACCCTGTCGCGGCTGTTCAGTCGCGAGGTGGGCATGGGCCCGGGCCGCTATGTCGAGCAGGTCCGGCTGGAGACCGCGCGAGTACTGCTGCAGGACGGCCAGGCCTCCATCGCCACGGTCTCGCGCCTGTGTGGCTTCGGCCATCCGGAAAATCTCCGGCGCACCTTTCACAAACACCTGGCGGTCAGCCCCCAGCACTACGCGGCGCGCTTCGGCGCCTGA
- a CDS encoding DUF2254 domain-containing protein, with the protein MLARLGWVLRGLQRRLWFRATLFSVAGVATALLALLLRDHIPAGLPTKVGADAVDKILTIIASSMLAVTTFSLSTMVTAYNAAASSVTPRAYPLLLEDSTTQNALATFLGSFLFSLVGIIALSTGLYGDNGRVVLFTVTLVVILLIVFTLLRWIDHLSRLGQLDATSDSIEAAAQHSLKRWLANPYLGGRAAPVDEPPPGRPVMADRTGYLQRVDMSLLADLCGKKGRLRLAALPGAFLDPAQPLLWIEGLPPDKDDQLRTAFSLDARRVHDQDPRFGLTVLGEIATGALVPSRSDSGTAIAILGRAQRLLTELTVARDPVEPRYPQIEVPELSLDDLFDDFFLPVGRDAAPLVEVGMRLQKSLARLAVQGDARIRRECLRHSRLALSRAEASLGQAEDRVVLQQLAADVERLCTPR; encoded by the coding sequence GTGCTAGCTCGACTGGGCTGGGTCCTGCGCGGCCTGCAGCGCCGCCTGTGGTTTCGCGCCACGCTCTTCTCGGTCGCCGGCGTGGCGACCGCCCTCCTCGCCCTGCTGCTGCGCGACCACATTCCGGCCGGCCTGCCGACCAAGGTCGGTGCCGATGCCGTCGACAAGATCCTCACCATCATCGCCAGCAGCATGCTAGCGGTGACCACCTTCTCGCTGAGCACCATGGTGACGGCCTACAACGCCGCCGCCAGCAGCGTGACGCCCCGCGCCTATCCACTGCTGCTCGAAGACAGCACCACGCAAAACGCCCTGGCTACCTTTCTCGGTTCCTTCCTGTTCAGCCTGGTGGGCATCATCGCCCTGAGTACCGGGCTCTATGGCGACAACGGCCGCGTGGTGCTTTTCACCGTGACCCTGGTGGTGATCCTGCTGATCGTCTTCACGCTCCTGCGCTGGATCGATCATCTCTCGCGGCTGGGCCAGCTGGATGCCACCAGCGACAGTATCGAAGCCGCCGCCCAGCACAGCCTGAAGCGCTGGCTGGCGAATCCCTATCTCGGCGGGCGTGCGGCGCCGGTCGACGAACCGCCGCCCGGCCGACCGGTAATGGCCGATCGCACGGGTTACTTGCAACGGGTGGACATGTCTCTGCTGGCCGACCTCTGCGGCAAGAAGGGCCGCCTGCGCCTGGCCGCCCTGCCAGGCGCCTTTCTCGATCCGGCGCAGCCGCTGCTCTGGATCGAAGGCCTGCCGCCCGACAAGGACGACCAGCTACGGACGGCCTTCAGCCTGGATGCGCGGCGTGTACATGACCAGGATCCGCGCTTCGGGCTCACGGTCCTGGGCGAGATCGCCACCGGGGCCCTGGTGCCGTCGCGCAGCGACTCGGGTACCGCCATCGCCATCCTGGGCCGTGCCCAACGGTTGCTGACCGAACTCACCGTCGCCCGCGACCCGGTCGAGCCTCGCTATCCGCAGATCGAGGTGCCGGAACTGTCGCTGGACGACCTGTTCGACGATTTCTTCCTGCCCGTGGGCCGCGACGCCGCACCCCTGGTGGAAGTGGGCATGCGCCTGCAGAAGTCACTCGCCCGCCTGGCGGTTCAGGGCGATGCGCGCATCAGGCGCGAGTGCCTGCGGCATTCCCGCCTGGCCCTCTCCCGGGCGGAGGCCAGTCTCGGCCAGGCCGAGGACCGCGTCGTCCTCCAGCAGCTTGCGGCGGACGTCGAGCGCCTGTGCACCCCGCGATAG
- a CDS encoding chromate transporter yields the protein MHDVSTSNRPRRRDLFLGFFGLGITAFGGVLPLARRYLVEKRRWLSGEEFTELLGLCQFLPGGNIINLSVAVGMRFAGWSGALAAAAGLLVGPTLVVVGLGVLYDRYHDDPLVGRAFAGLAAAAAGLLVAMAVKLIQPLRGRWLALGIACLAFLALALLKLPLLWTMLVLTPISVLLSYRQGL from the coding sequence ATGCATGACGTCTCCACCTCGAACCGGCCGCGGCGCCGCGATCTCTTCCTCGGCTTCTTCGGCCTGGGCATCACGGCCTTCGGTGGGGTGCTGCCGCTGGCGCGGCGCTACCTGGTGGAGAAGCGGCGCTGGCTGTCGGGGGAGGAGTTCACCGAATTGCTCGGCCTCTGCCAGTTCCTGCCAGGCGGTAACATCATCAACCTTTCGGTGGCGGTGGGCATGAGATTCGCCGGCTGGAGCGGCGCCCTGGCCGCTGCCGCCGGGTTGCTGGTGGGGCCGACGCTGGTGGTGGTCGGCCTGGGCGTGCTCTACGACCGCTACCATGACGACCCCCTGGTGGGCCGCGCCTTCGCCGGTCTCGCGGCCGCGGCCGCCGGCCTGCTGGTAGCCATGGCGGTCAAGCTCATTCAACCCTTGCGCGGTCGCTGGCTGGCCCTGGGCATCGCCTGCCTGGCCTTCCTCGCCCTGGCGCTACTCAAGTTGCCGCTGCTCTGGACCATGCTGGTGCTCACCCCGATCAGCGTCCTGCTCAGCTATCGGCAGGGCCTATGA
- a CDS encoding gluconate:H+ symporter: MDPAALAWVAHDTRLIFCCLAAILAIVLLIAVTRLPPFLSILIGTFIAGLGAGLPAEAVTKAFSKGAGSILGEAGIIIALGSMLGAVMAESGAADRIASTLLGLGKGRSLPWVMALVAMVIGLPLFFEVGLVLMVPIIFVMAQRSSQPLLRIAIPALAGMTTLHALLPPHPGPLIAVGALHADLGLTMLLGLVIAIPAVILAGPLYGGWLSRRMVIEPPAALGELFSARDQSAHQPGFGLSLLVILLPVLLMLGSTFAKVALDPHSGLAEGLKFLGEPLIALGLAVLAATVLLGWGSGMPRERVGGVLRKSLAPIAALLLTIGAGGGLKQTLLDAGVSHTVAKVAEGAHLPYILLAWLIAVALRQATGSATVATTTTAGILAPVVAGLAGPQASLIALAIGAGSVFFCHVNDAGFWMVREYFGLELKQTLWVWSVLQTLVSVTGLAGTLLLSLWI; this comes from the coding sequence GTGGATCCTGCTGCGCTCGCCTGGGTCGCCCATGACACCCGGCTGATCTTCTGTTGCCTGGCCGCCATCCTGGCCATTGTCCTCCTCATCGCCGTCACCCGGCTGCCGCCCTTTCTGTCCATTCTCATCGGCACCTTCATCGCCGGCCTGGGCGCTGGGCTGCCGGCCGAGGCCGTCACCAAGGCCTTCAGCAAGGGCGCGGGCAGCATCCTGGGCGAGGCCGGTATCATCATCGCCCTGGGCTCGATGCTGGGTGCCGTGATGGCCGAATCGGGCGCCGCCGATCGCATCGCCAGCACCCTGCTGGGGCTGGGCAAGGGCCGCAGCCTGCCCTGGGTGATGGCCCTGGTGGCCATGGTGATCGGCTTGCCGCTGTTCTTCGAAGTCGGCCTGGTGCTGATGGTGCCCATCATCTTCGTCATGGCGCAGCGCTCAAGCCAGCCGCTGTTGCGCATCGCCATTCCGGCGCTGGCGGGCATGACCACCCTGCATGCTCTGTTGCCGCCGCACCCCGGTCCGCTGATCGCGGTGGGGGCGCTGCATGCGGATCTCGGCCTGACCATGCTGCTGGGGCTGGTGATCGCCATCCCGGCGGTGATCCTGGCCGGGCCGCTGTATGGCGGCTGGCTGTCGCGACGCATGGTGATCGAACCGCCAGCCGCGCTGGGCGAGCTATTCAGCGCCCGTGACCAGAGCGCGCACCAGCCGGGCTTTGGTCTGTCACTGCTGGTGATCCTGCTGCCAGTGCTGCTGATGCTGGGCAGTACCTTCGCCAAGGTCGCCCTCGACCCGCACAGCGGTCTGGCGGAAGGCCTGAAGTTTCTCGGCGAACCCTTGATCGCCCTCGGTCTCGCGGTACTGGCCGCCACCGTGCTGCTCGGTTGGGGCAGCGGCATGCCCCGCGAGCGGGTCGGCGGGGTACTGCGCAAGAGCCTGGCGCCCATCGCGGCCTTGCTGCTCACCATCGGCGCCGGCGGCGGCCTCAAGCAGACCCTGCTCGACGCCGGCGTCAGCCATACGGTGGCCAAGGTGGCCGAGGGCGCCCATCTGCCCTACATCCTGCTCGCCTGGCTGATCGCCGTGGCCCTGCGCCAGGCGACCGGCTCGGCAACGGTCGCCACCACCACCACGGCCGGTATCCTGGCGCCGGTAGTGGCAGGGCTCGCCGGTCCCCAGGCCTCGCTGATCGCCCTGGCCATCGGCGCCGGCTCGGTGTTCTTCTGCCACGTCAACGATGCCGGTTTCTGGATGGTGCGTGAATACTTCGGTCTGGAGCTCAAGCAGACGCTGTGGGTCTGGTCGGTGCTGCAGACCCTGGTTTCCGTCACCGGCCTTGCGGGTACGCTATTGTTGTCACTCTGGATCTGA